Proteins found in one Alicyclobacillus cycloheptanicus genomic segment:
- a CDS encoding ABC transporter ATP-binding protein, with product MMRLLRFLKPHRWTITLVCVLIFLQSLSTLYLPTLMSNIVDTGIVQGNIPYILRVGGLMLLVSIAGVGCSVTASYFSSGVSAKFGRVLRSQVFERAERFTLHEFDELGTSSLITRTTNDITQVQQLVNMMLRLMVMAPLTAIGGIIMAVSTNAQLSLVILVVMPILAIAIFAIFRRSIPLFRVMQQKIDRLNQVLRENLIGVRVVRSFDRVDYEIGRFDTANFDLTNTATKVNQRMASLQPVMMIIINLATVAILWFGSIRINAGAMQVGNLMAFIQYVMQILFAVMMVSMMSFMFPRASASAARINEVLDLTPAIHDRDAPTPVGPPTKRGWVEFEAVTFRYPGAEQPAVSDLSFAARPGEVTAIIGGTGAGKSTLVSLIPRFYDVDGGRVLVDGVDVREMPQHDLRARIGLVPQQTVLFSGTVADNIRYGKEDATQAEIEKAAEIAQAADFIKALPNGYDTVIAQGGLNLSGGQKQRLSIARALVRRPEIFIFDDSFSALDLKTDARLRAALQSEIKGATTLIVAQRISTVLDADQIIVLDEGRIAGIGRHRELLATCEVYREIVASQLGEGALA from the coding sequence ATTCCGTATATCCTGCGCGTCGGCGGTTTGATGCTGCTGGTGTCCATCGCGGGCGTGGGCTGTTCCGTGACGGCCAGTTACTTTTCCTCTGGCGTTTCCGCCAAATTCGGGCGCGTCTTGCGCAGCCAGGTGTTCGAACGTGCAGAACGATTCACCCTGCATGAGTTCGACGAGCTCGGGACCTCCTCGCTCATCACTCGGACGACGAACGATATCACGCAGGTGCAGCAGCTGGTCAACATGATGCTGCGGCTGATGGTGATGGCGCCGCTCACGGCCATCGGCGGCATCATCATGGCGGTGTCGACGAACGCGCAGTTGTCGCTCGTCATCCTCGTCGTGATGCCCATTCTGGCGATCGCGATTTTTGCCATCTTCCGCCGCAGCATCCCCCTGTTTCGGGTCATGCAGCAGAAGATTGACCGGCTCAATCAGGTGCTGCGGGAAAACCTCATCGGCGTCCGTGTGGTCCGCTCGTTCGACCGTGTCGACTACGAAATCGGCCGGTTTGACACGGCCAACTTCGACCTCACGAACACCGCCACGAAAGTCAACCAGCGGATGGCCTCGCTGCAGCCTGTGATGATGATCATCATCAACCTGGCCACGGTGGCGATTCTCTGGTTCGGCAGCATTCGCATCAACGCCGGGGCCATGCAAGTGGGCAACTTGATGGCGTTCATCCAATATGTCATGCAAATTCTGTTCGCGGTGATGATGGTGTCGATGATGTCCTTCATGTTTCCCCGCGCCTCGGCGTCTGCTGCGCGCATCAACGAAGTGCTCGACCTGACCCCGGCGATTCACGATCGCGATGCACCCACCCCCGTTGGCCCGCCAACGAAGCGCGGCTGGGTGGAGTTCGAGGCTGTCACCTTCCGTTACCCGGGTGCTGAACAGCCGGCCGTGTCTGACCTGTCATTCGCCGCTCGCCCGGGTGAAGTGACGGCGATTATCGGCGGAACGGGGGCTGGCAAATCCACGCTGGTGAGCCTGATTCCGCGATTTTACGATGTGGACGGGGGACGCGTGCTGGTCGACGGCGTGGATGTGCGAGAGATGCCCCAGCACGACTTGCGGGCGAGAATCGGCCTGGTGCCCCAGCAGACGGTCCTCTTCTCGGGTACAGTGGCCGACAACATTCGCTACGGTAAGGAAGATGCCACGCAGGCGGAAATCGAGAAGGCCGCCGAAATCGCACAAGCGGCGGACTTCATCAAGGCGCTGCCGAACGGGTACGACACCGTGATCGCCCAAGGGGGCTTGAACTTGTCGGGCGGGCAGAAACAGCGCCTGTCGATTGCCCGGGCACTGGTCCGCAGACCCGAAATTTTTATCTTTGACGATAGTTTTTCGGCCCTCGACCTGAAGACGGATGCACGGCTGCGGGCGGCGCTGCAGAGCGAAATCAAGGGGGCGACAACCCTGATTGTCGCACAGCGCATTTCGACGGTGTTGGACGCGGATCAAATCATCGTACTCGATGAAGGCCGCATTGCGGGCATCGGCCGCCACCGCGAGCTGCTCGCGACGTGCGAGGTTTACCGCGAAATTGTTGCATCCCAGCTTGGAGAGGGGGCGCTCGCATGA